The genomic region TGAGCATCATCATGATCATCAGGTGGTTGCCGATGTTGTTTCCGGCGCCCGAGCCGGTGGCGAAGCCCACGGCACCGATGTTCTTCATCGCCTTACCGGCCTCGAGGAGGGTTGCCCAGTCCTTGGGCACATCCACGCCGGCCTTTTCGAACAGGGACTTGCGGTACCAGAGCGGCCGGATGTCCAGCTGCCACGGAACCGCCACGTAGCCCTTGTCCGTCTTGAACGGCTCGAGGACACCCGGGAGGAAGTCATCGAACTGGCCGTTCTTCTTCAGTTCATCGACCACCTTGTCGGCGTACGCGATCTGTCCCTGCTGCTCGAACTGGAAGGCCTGGAAGCCGCCGCCGGTGGACACCGCCGGGCCGGTCTTGGACGCAACAGCCGAAGAGAACGTCTGGTAGAAGTTGTTCCACTGGATCAGCTGGTAGCTGGCCTTGCTGCTGTTGGCTCCGGAGAAGCCCTCAACGATCTTCTTGGCGGCGTCGTTGTAGGCGGGGGTGGCCCAGGGCATGTCCCAGAACTTGACTGTCCCGCCGGCTCCGCCTCCACCGCCCTGGGTTGCCGAACCGCCGCCGCACGCGGCCAGGAGGGGAGCGGACGCAGCAGCGGCAGCGAAGCCGAGGAATCCACGGCGGGAAAAAGCGGAAGATGCGATGGAGGGTTTAGCAGACACGGTGTTTCCTTTCAGGCCCGGGCTGCTCAATGCCCGGTCCCTTCTCGACGATGAGTGGATGGTGAAGGTGACGCTGGATTGCTGGGAAAACTGTCTAGCCTATGAGCTGGCTGAGGAGGGACGTGGCCGCGGTGAACTGCGCCAGATCGTTGGCGGTGTTGCCGGATGAGATGTGCGAGTGGACCCTTGACCAGCTGGTCCGGTGAGCCGATTCGTAGAGCGTGGGAAGCGTCGTCGCTCCCTCCGCGGTGACGGCGCGGACTTCCGCCGGCCACGCTGCTGCGGGGTCCGGGAGCACGACGTCGGCGCTCCCGGC from Arthrobacter globiformis harbors:
- a CDS encoding ABC transporter substrate-binding protein, with protein sequence MSAKPSIASSAFSRRGFLGFAAAAASAPLLAACGGGSATQGGGGGAGGTVKFWDMPWATPAYNDAAKKIVEGFSGANSSKASYQLIQWNNFYQTFSSAVASKTGPAVSTGGGFQAFQFEQQGQIAYADKVVDELKKNGQFDDFLPGVLEPFKTDKGYVAVPWQLDIRPLWYRKSLFEKAGVDVPKDWATLLEAGKAMKNIGAVGFATGSGAGNNIGNHLMIMMMLNNGGGVFTTDGQLDVMNDRNVEAVEFLLELVSNGVIDPAAVSYTTDNLNAQWKDKKAAYGMLTLGVPERVGDTSGDIVVASPIAGPHGDKAALIFPNNIMMYTNTPSQEASEAFLVYYLGQIKELWRQKLMNALPVFKSITELPEFKQDPNNVKIVKEYQPIGKTFAAQGNTLSADLAVLDGGQALNQLTQTILTGKTDAKSALQAFESGLRSTIKK